A single window of Danio rerio strain Tuebingen ecotype United States chromosome 15, GRCz12tu, whole genome shotgun sequence DNA harbors:
- the LOC100331422 gene encoding formyl peptide receptor 2-like: MENASSAHETGNSTDKSTVENKGFIIFLACIFFTLIVGLIGNGLVIFLAGCRMKITVNSIWFLNLAIADFIFILVSIIDRSLWLSGCHSTFTNYFVSITISLNLFASILFLVVISLDRCLRTWMAVWAQNNRTLRKARIICIIIWVSSIGYILPFYIFEVTYTFFVTCRFIVTFLIPFLIIASSYIAIGVKINRLNMGKQLRSYRLIITVILTFFICSFPHHVCCFYRLTAQNNNWTLTFQFWKLFIFSVFLIYLNSCLNPFLYVFMCDDYKKKLKQSLVLVLETAFAEDHLDIKEMRKTQYDEQEKKTTLELLEM; the protein is encoded by the coding sequence AAAACGCCAGTTCTGCACATGAAACTGGAAACTCCACAGACAAGAGCACTGTGGAGAACAAGGGATTTATAATCTTCCTTGCCTGCATTTTCTTCACCCTTATAGTGGGTCTCATTGGAAATGGGCTGGTCATATTTCTGGCAGGCTGCAGAATGAAGATAACTGTCAACTCCATTTGGTTTCTGAATTTGGCGATTGCAGACTTCATCTTTATTTTAGTTTCAATCATAGATCGTTCCTTATGGTTGAGTGGGTGTCACAGTACCTTCACAAACTACTTTGTCTCTATCACAATATCTCTAAATCTGTTTGCTAGCATTTTGTTTCTTGTAGTTATCAGTCTGGATCGATGCCTGCGCACATGGATGGCTGTTTGGGCTCAAAATAACAGAACTCTGCGTAAAGCTAGAATCATTTGCATCATCATCTGGGTTTCATCCATCGGCTACATTCtccctttttacatttttgaagttacatatacattttttgtcaCATGTCGATTTATAGTGACCTTTCTCATCCCCTTCCTGATCATTGCATCTTCATACATCGCTATTGGAGTAAAAATCAATCGCCTCAATATGGGGAAGCAGCTCAGGTCATACAGACTCATTATAACTGTAATCCTGACTTTCTTCATCTGTTCATTTCCACACCATGTTTGCTGTTTTTATAGATTAactgcacaaaataataattggaCTCTCACTTTTCAATTTTGGaagctatttatttttagtgTCTTCCTGATTTATCTCAACAGCTGTCTGAACCCATTTCtctatgtgttcatgtgtgatgaTTATAAGAAGAAGCTGAAACAGTCTCTGGTGCTGGTGCTGGAGACGGCTTTTGCTGAAGATCATCTGGACATTAAAGAAATGAGAAAGACACAATATGATGAGCAAGAGAAGAAAACCACACTTGAATTGCTAGAAATGTAG